One Ricinus communis isolate WT05 ecotype wild-type chromosome 1, ASM1957865v1, whole genome shotgun sequence DNA window includes the following coding sequences:
- the LOC8271830 gene encoding transcription factor BEE 1 yields MADFTSDVQGFRPSFPFLDHIDPNLEPINQFSDINQSILENSSLNTFQSFLPFSSNNFFSHNHQAVVAAEFPGNLADNFPAIFNQYNSQNAMPVSSHQLISTPGTDQSEFLETKKRKALDVSESSSFNSSPQVSENGKGKNNSRRGKRTKSKEDDEKPKEVVHVRARRGQATDSHSLAERVRRGKINERLRCLQDIVPGCYKTMGMAVMLDEIINYVQSLQNQVEFLSMKLTAASTFYDFNSETDAIETMQRAKAQEAKEIERVMKEGYGGLTNFHPTWSL; encoded by the exons ATGGCTGATTTCACATCAGATGTTCAAGGTTTTAGACCCTCTTTTCCATTCTTGGATCATATCGATCCTAACTTAGAACCCATCAACCAATTCTCAGATATAAACCAAAGTATTCTAGAGAATTCAAGCTTGAATACTTTCCAAAGTTTCTTGCCTTTCTCTAGTAACAATTTCTTTAGCCATAATCATCAAGCAGTAGTGGCAGCAGAATTCCCTGGTAACTTGGCAGACAATTTTCCTGCTATTTTCAATCAATACAATAGCCAAAACGCTATGCCAGTTTCTTCTCATCAGCTCATTTCCACTCCTGGAACTGATCAAAGTGAGTTTCTTGaaaccaagaaaagaaaagcattgGATGTATCAGAAAGTAGTTCTTTTAATTCATCTCCacaagtttctgaaaatggCAAGGGAAAAAAT AATtcaagaagaggaaagagAACTAAAAGCAAAGAAGATGATGAGAAACCAAAGGAAGTTGTTCATGTTAGAGCTAGAAGAGGTCAAGCCACTGATAGTCACAGTTTAGcagaaagg GTAAGAAGAGGAAAAATTAATGAGAGATTAAGATGCTTGCAAGATATTGTCCCAGGTTGCTACAAG ACCATGGGCATGGCAGTAATGTTGGATgagataattaattatgttcaATCCTTGCAGAATCAAGTTGAG TTTCTATCTATGAAGCTCACTGCAGCCAGTACATTTTATGACTTCAATTCTGAGACAGATGCCATAGAAACAATGCAG AGGGCAAAGGCACAAGAGGCTAAAGAGATTGAAAGAGTGATGAAAGAAGGATATGGAGGACTAACAAATTTCCACCCAACATGGTCTCTTTGA